ctcATGTAATATGACTGTTGGAATATAATTCTCGATATAAAATGGTTGATGGTTTTCCCGTATTTGTTTATGTATTATTTGATTATATTCAGAGGAAGCAATGTTTTCTATGAACATAAGACTGATCCTGAACCCCAATTGTCTTTTTGAGAGTCTATGAGTGATGTGAAGGGTTTGAAAGAGAACAAGAGTTGTAATTCTATAACAACTCAAATGGTTGATGGCTTGGGCCAAGTGCTGGCGGTCATGAGGTTTGTCGGTATGGATTCTCACTTAGCTGTCACTTGGGTTGAAAAGAGGACGGAGAAGATGACCTAATATGATGGTGTACCATTTTTTCTATGTAGTTTGAAAAACTGCCCAAATGATAACTAAGCTAACTAtaattaattctcaaatcatatgtTATATTTGTATCATTAAAAATGCATCAACGTTTGGATTAGAAAACATTAATAAAAAGGCAAATTATGTATATCAAATGGCTACTTTCAAATCATTTGCTGTATCTTTCTTCTCCATCACTCTCAATTAATGGCATTAACAATGCATCACCATTATAATACTAACTATCATCATTATAATATTCACTATCTCATTAAAAAATATAGTCCACTGTCACATATTCATTATAATAACATatttcttttactcatattttttttaacattaatgATCTTATCCGAAAGTCaatgagatggaaagctggggatgtgacgcTCCCGTTGATCGTCTGTAGATTCTGCTCCGACCTACAACACAGATTACGTTAGTGTCGAGTCAAGGAAGAGATCCTCGACGTTatccctccaatgctcaagtcagtcatcggcgatgaagtagaaggcggagcaacaagaatgaaCAGTAGTGAGAATAGTATTTCTTGCATATTGCGTACCTCCGCcaatgcttggaccccctttatatagaactcCTGTAATACGCGTGCACGCTCCCCAAGATGAGCACACTCCCCAAAGTTTTCTCAGAAAAAACTTATCAGTAAAGTGTCATTGACAAAGTATCTTAACATGTCAAACATATCTCTAAAGTAACAGTGGAAGCTTTCGCTgtacgatcttctggttgtccaTGCCCGGTGTTAGCGACACTAACTCTTAAAAGGATGTTGATGGATATCAGAGAGAGGGTATGCTGCTAGACCGAGCGGGTTGGCCGCTAGGTCGGAACTTCACTGTTCTTGCATCCCATTTGCTCGGCCGGAACTCCACTGTGTTTGTGTCATGCCCACTTGGGCGAAATTCCACTCTACCTATCGAGTCCTgctgcctggccgagcggggtagccgctcaacCCGGCTTCAGCACATCGTCTCCTCCTCCGTCCGACGTCCAATACTTCATTGAGCGTCGATCATTTGACACCTCCTCGTGTTGAAGGCGGGATCGGACCGGGACCTTCTTCCCCCGGTCGGGCATGCTCGCCCGACCGACCGATGCTATTTGCGTGTTGACTgccttgattttgacctccaccgtggtcgCTATCCTCCACGGGGATGGGCCCCCTCCTTATTACCGCATCAATTAACATTAATTATTTATGGGTATCATAATCtactcaattattttaaaattatattatattaaataaatatattttagaatattgaaattattattaatatttttaataataatcttactttctaaaattattaatatttttaaaattttaattttttaataaataaaattaaaaaaaaaaaaccacacACACGTGGAGCGGAGTGGGCCAGCCTGCGTTGCTTGAATGCGTTCAATTCTTTGAACGCTTTTAAGTGGAgggggtgttataacaccctCCGCAACATATGTTAACATCAAGAGGTATTATAACATCCTTATTAACAGAGCATTACGCATGCTCTAATACAATTAATTGTGTTGGGACGCAAGATGTTTATCTAATACAATTAAATGGAGGTAGACCCTACTTTGAAATCATATTCGTATAAATCTTATGTTAATTCCAATAGATGTGGGATTGTCTTCGCTACATAATCATATGGGTAAGATATTTCCCTGTGACACAAATACACAGAATAACAAATTGATTTTACAGGTGCAAGCCTACTTTTTGAAGAAAATCCAAAATCTATGTAATATACGAGAGAAATTGAAATTGTAATTAAACAAATTGATTTTACAAAAGCTTCTTAATCTGTCTtaacaaaatatagaatttacctatcatatatttattatattaatatattttttatctctCCGTGTTGGCTAAAGATGGGTTGACTGGGCATTAGAAGTGAACCAATCATCTTTTTACccattatattaatatttttttattaacacatttatattcattttaatattatttgtgaGTCCACGGCCCTTCATTATTTATAGATACGGTTGACCTAAGCTGATCCGTGCACTTAaacatatgtttttttttaaattttatttattaactgTATTCAAGAATTAAATGATATAACATCTATACATTAACAACAATGTGCAGATTGCAAGTTTTCATCCATCAATCCTTGACTACAATATATCAATCCTTGACTAcaatatatttataagaatctTTTCTTTCAATGAAATGTATATTCATGAGATATTGAGTTTTTGGATCACTCGTTGTAAGTATTTCTCTATTTATTTGTAGCCGATGAAAAATTTTCTTGAAGTAGGATTGATCGTCCCATGGTAGTAAAAGACAATTACTCGCCTCTAATGTCTCTGTCAGTTTGTCCTCAAGTCAATATGGAAAAGATAAATTATGAATGACTACTAACTTTATACAATTGAATAACGTATAGAAAGATCAGATATCCGATTACTAGTTAAAATTTGACCCTACATATGATGATAACACTATCATGTGCAAATCAATTATTTATCCTGAGAGGATAGGATCATACACCCCAGATTTAATATTATCGGGTTCaacaaagagaaaaggagaaaaaaCCTTGGTGCAAGTTTTACTCTCTCACATCTTTcggaataaatttaagtatttttaaTCAGATTAtgtaaaaatgattttaattaaatataagtATTTTTAATCGAATggtaataaatttatatatatatatatatatattaatcgaattaaattaatttattttaacgtGCAGTAggtgaaataattaatttttggaTGATGAGGTCCATTAAAATTGTTTGTACCGATTAttaagataaattagaaaagattacAGTAGATTGAGCATTCTTAAATTAACTATGCATTTAGAAAAATTTATgccttaatttgttaaaaattaattcttaaatGCCGGAGAAATTGAGAAGACCATCTTCGCTACACCATTGGTCAGGGCACAAAAATCGGTCTTATTCAAAGTTCAAACTTAATGAAGTCATTCGTATGAAAACAAGACAAAGCGCTGCTGGCTGTCGTATGGTTGAAGGAAAAGGTCGCACAGGTCAACAAATGACaaacaaaataattaaataattaacccCAGTTCCTGCCATCGCTTCCTTGCCTTAGCCACAGCGACGCTGTCTAATCGAAACCTAACCGAATCACCATCAGCAATTTGGCAATTGCCATGTGGTTGATTAATTTAATCCTCCTCCTAATTAATCAACTTTAGGTTGGGACGTTGAGGTCGTATCTGGTGCCATCGCTCACTAATCTTGGAATTCACGTCCGTCGAtctctgctgctgctgctgctgcgatTCATCTTCCTCGCCACCGACAAAAATGTGGTGGCGCCACGCGGTGGCATCAACCAGGGAAGGCTCCATGCCGTGAAGGCACGCTGCTGTGCCTGCAACCCTTTGCCGTACCGTGCTGTGCCAGGTATCAACTAACGCGCGCGAGATGACTCCGTCTTTCCTGGAAAGCTCTGCATGGAGCTGTAGAGCTATAAATACTTACTTCCTCTTCTTGAACTGTCAGTCCCGGCCCCCTCACTGCCAGAGGAATGGAGCCAGTCGAAGGCCCCGACGTCGAATCCGAAAAGAGCATTTCCTTGGAAGACAACGTCAGCGGCCAACCGGCGCCGGAGGAAGCTGCGACGGCCACAGTTCTATATGTTGCAACGAGCACTCAGGATCAAGAAACTgaggaggatgaagaagaagaagaagaagaagaagaagagacacTGTCCGCGTTAGGCAAACCAAGGAAAACTGGGCTTCATATCTTCTTTCTAGATTTAAGGTAATCGATAAACTGCTTGCGTTTCCTAATTTCTTTACGTTAATGGCGGGTGAACGATTCATTAACAGGAGTGTGTTCAAGCTGGATGATCTTGGATCAGAGATTCTGCGCATTGCAGTCCCTGCAGCATTGGCTTTGGCAGCTGATCCACTTGCTTCTCTAGTGGACACTGCGTTCATTGGCCGATTAGGTACGGGCCGGCGGGGTTATGATCGATTCACGTCTAACAGGATGAATATCGCTCATGCATATATAATTTTGCAGGTTCTGTTGAGATTGCTGCGGTAGGAGTGTCTATAGCCATCTTCAACCAGGCGTCCAAGATCTGCATCTACCCTCTCATCAGTGTGACGACCTCGTTCGTAGCAGAGGAAGATGCCATCATGAGTAAAAGCATGGAGGAAGGCAAGGTCCGAGATCCGGAAAAGGCTTCTCCCGGATCAGATACTAAGCCGCCTCCTGTTGCAGATTCAGAGAACGCAGGGAGCAGCAGCGCATCGCATGCTGCTGCTTCTGCTTGCAAAAGAtatggaaagaagaagaaatacaTTCCATCAGTCACCTCGGCATTGATCGTTGGAGGAGTGCTCGGTCTTTTCCAAGCCATCTTCCTCATTTTTGCAGCAAAATTGGTGCTGAGGATCATGGGTGTAAAACCTGTAAGTCGATTCATCACTGATCAGCACACATAATATACTAATTAATTAAGACAAAGTTTGCCATCAGAACATGCGTCGGCCATGAATGATGTGCTTCATATTATAATACAAAAGAGGTACCTTCCAAGTTCATTCCGGACAAGAAATCTTATTTATTTGCTTTTGACGACAAACACTCACACTCAACGTGGCGAGAAGGAACAAGAAAGCTGTTTCAGCTATATATTTAACTATTCAGATTACTCTTTCGAGATCTTTTAATCAAAACCAAGACCTACATTTTTTTTCTCCTTAAATCTTCTTcaaataacataaataaataagtaAAACATAACCATGCCAAGAAATTGCTACTCTATGTGAAACAGGGGTCTCCTATGCTGTCTCCTGCTCTGAGGTACTTGACACTGAGGTCACTCGGTGCTCCTGCTGTGCTCTTATCTTTGGCAATGCAAGGTGTTTTCCGGGGATTCAAGGACACAAAAACTCCTCTTTATGCGACTGGTTAGTTGTTAAATCTCACAAATATCTCACAGGAGTCACTTGACATGCAACATGTCAATTTCTATCTGCAGTTGTGGGGGATGCTGCAAACATCATCCTCGATCCGATTTTGATGTTTGTTTTCCATATGAACGTCAGTGGTGCAGCCATTGCCCATGTTATTTCTCAGTAACTATCAATCTCATCTCATGTTCTGATCGATCCCTTTTACTGTCGGCATATTCAAAATGTTGGTCCTCTTGCAGGTACCTCATAACCCTGATACTGCTTTGTAGACTAGTGCAGAAGGTTGATGTTGTGCCACCGAGTATCAATGCCCTCAAGTTTAGTCGTTTTCTCAGATGTGGTAAGAATCTTAAACTCAACTTCTCGATTGCTTAAATGAGTAAATCCATTCAGAGCAGTCCTTCGTTTTGTGGGTTCAAGGTTTTCTGCTTCTTGCAAGAGTAATAGCAGTAACATTCTGCGTCACACTCGCTGCATCCCTGGCTGCACGCCAAGGACCAACTCCAATGGCCGCCTTCCAGATTTGCTTGCAGCTTTGGCTGTCGACGTCTCTGCTCGCCGATGGATTGGCTGTTGCCGGGCAGGTTGGGTAGAGAGATAATTAAGGCATTCACCTTTTGTTGTCCCTGTGAAATTGATCGTAAATATGATCTTTGCACTTTGCAGGCAATACTAGCCACTTCATTCACGAAGTCAGATCATCACAAAGTTGTTTTTGCGACAGCTCGTGTATTGCAGGTACCTAAAGAGATCTTCTCCAGTCGATTTGTTCAGTATTTATGAAGGGAATTCTGCTTATCAAGAAATTTGCTGCAAACTTCAGCACAGTGTAGTGTTGGGGTTAGCTCTCTCGCTAGTGCTTGGAGTAGGGATACGATTCGGTTCAGGAATATTTACCAAAGATATCGAAGTGCAGAAACTGATTCACAAAGCTATTCCAGTATGAATCGTTATCTGAAACAACAAGCTGACTGCATATTGTTGCTATCGATCTTGACATGGTTTCTCCTTGTGCAGTTTGTTGCTGGAACACAAACAATCAACTCGGTGGCCTTTGTATTCGATGGCATCAATTTTGGAGCCTCTGATTACACATTTGCAGCTTATTCTATGGCAAGTCCTTTGATTTATGCTTTCAATGTGTAAATTTTTATGTTGATGAAATCATATAATTCAGGTTGGTGTGGCTGCTGTTAGTATTCCCTCTCTGATATACCTTGCTCCAGCTCATGGGTTCATGGGAATCTGGATAGCACTATCCATCTACATGGCCATCAGGATGCTTGCATCTACCTGGAGGTATAAAAGATTAAAATTGACATTGTTTTTattgcagaaaaaaaaaaaaaatgaaatcggcactttgtttcttctttttcatCTTTGTGCAGGATGGGAGCAGCAAGGGGACCATGGGAGTTTCTGAGGAGATGATTTTCTTGATAAAGTGACTTTTGTTTGAGCATTTACTGCCCTGTTAGAGAACATgtgtataataaataaaataatagatatgCTTTAGTTTTTATAATTCCATGCATACCCGTTCGTATTctctaaattagagaaaaatttctaaatataatTTCAATTTTGCATGTAATCTAtatctctaaaaaattttattttcattctcTTCGTATAAAATTTTATCTATTTCAACTCtcttatataaatattattatctaattatccctcatatttttttaatataaaaagtctaaaaataaatataatttttcttaaattcagtactttaAATTAGCATTAAGTATATTTTGTATCAAATTAAGTAcgattttttttcctcttaatataattcctcttaaattcagtatcatttaaagagaatttagtatatttttattcAATTGAAGTAAAAAAGAGTTGTacttaatttaatagaaaatatactaaattttagtttaatgtactgaatttaagaggaattatattcatttttagactttttatatctaaaaaatagGAGGGGCAATTAGACAAATTGATATCTATTATATATGTTTGGTTAGGGAGTGGAAAATTAAGCACGGTTTTTTCCCCGCTTAATAGAATTCCTCCTAAATTGAGCACTATTTAAagagaatctaatatatttttcatccaattgagcactatttaaagagaatctagtatattttccatccaattaagATGGAAAAAGAgtcgtgctcaatttaatagaaagtatactagattctagtttaatatgCTAAATTTAAGAGAATTATActcaattttagattttttatacttaaaaaacaTGAGGGGCAATTAAGTAAATTGGTGTCCATTATGTTTAGTTAGAAAGTGGaaacaaagattttttttttttttggcaatggGGACTGAATGCAGAGTTTAAATTATGATTGGAGAGTGCATGCAAATTTTTCCTACCAATAATTCAACCCTTAAATCCTAAAGGCAAAATCTATTGGCATAACCATGAGTTcgagttcaaattgaattttttttagtaaCTGATCTTCAACCCGATCCGAATCTACCCAACCCACAAATTGATACCCCTAGTCATCAACGATCTTCTAAGAAAGCACGTGTCACCATGTGCATTGACTGATGGCTTGACCATCCATGGAATTTTACAAGAGTAAATTGGCATTGTCTATGGGAAGTCTGAACCAAGACACTGCGATGGTTAACACTAGAAGAACCACTGACAGTCATGACTTCGTCGAGGAGAGAAGCTACAAGAAGGCATGAAAGACTCAATGATGAGAGGTTCACTCCTTACAAGAAACATCCATTACTCAATCAACCTCATAAAAGCACGAAAGACTCAAAAACACTCAGAGGAAGATGGTCCACTCCTTATCAATTATATTGGTTTTTCAGGCAGTCCATAAGAAAGAAGAAAACTCCAGTGAACTTGGAATAGCTTATTGTATCTTTTTTTCCACACTTGCTGTCATTTCTCCTTGTAAATATTCACACTTTATCAAGATGAATCATAGCTTTTTGCTTGTCTATATCTTCTTAAGATGAAAATAAACGTTGAACCTATGTCATATAATGATGAACATggatttttcatatcttttctcATAGACAACTCCAATTTGATGGTATCTCTTTTCACTCGCTTGAGCTCCTCCTTCCCTTCCTTCTCTAGGGTTGCGGTTATAGGCTGGTGTAGATGGCCCCACCTCCGATGGAGTccgcttttttttttttaaactattttttaatcTCTAATTAAATGAAAAGAAATCATGTGTGAAAATTAATTGGCAGCAAAAGGTAGCTCGACGACTTCAAATCACATACTACATCCACCTTATTCGGCCTCAAACCTTCGACGATTCCTTACGACTACAGTCATCGTACACTGTGAGACAACCACCCCTGGCAAGGTATTTTGCACCAAAGGTGACTCCTAGTCAATAGCTTAACCATAGCAGGGGTACAACTCCACCATTGTCCCCTCCGTCGCTCGACTTATATCCACCTAGCTAGCCAACTTGTGGTTTCCGACTCGTGTAGAGATCTACCAAGACATCCTCTTCTCTCGTCTATATATGGTCAGGAGATGGTAAGTGAAAAGTATGGTTTTTATGGGCACTTGCAAAGGCTAtgtcttttcttctttctcttttgaGCTCTTTATGCTCCTTTTGGTCCCCTCGTTGATTTGACCGTCAGAGTGGCCACGCCGACAACGTCGGCCCCTAACTAACACTTACTGAACCATATGCTTGCTTCCTGGAAGATCCTTGCAATTGCAACCCAAGAGAAGGAAGGGAATGAAGAGCCCGAGTGAGTTAAAAGTGACACCATCAAATTGGAACCGTCTGTGAGAAaaggtacaaaaaaaaaaaaaatccaagtccATTATATCACACAAGTTCaacatttatttttatattaagaagAGATAGACAAGGAAAAAACTACAATTCCTCTTAATAAAATGTGAATATTTACAAGGAGAAATGACAACAAGTGTAGAAAAAAGGATACAACAATGTATTTAAAGGTCATTGGAAGTTTTCTTCTTTCTCATGGACCAATTGAAAAACCAATATGATCGATAAGGAGTGGATCATCTTCCTCTGAGTGCTTCTGAGTCTTTCATGTTTTTCTAAGGTTTGTTGAGTAACAGATGTTTCTTGTAAGGAATAGAACTCTCCTCTTTGAGCCTTTCATGCCTTCTTGTAGCTTCTCTCCTTGACGGAGTCACGACTGTCAGTGGTTCTTCTAGTGTTAACTATCGTAGCATCTTGtgtaggatcgagacgtgcttaggggggggggtgaataacacttgtAGCTTTCAggttcattttttgaaaaatatagaatacACAGTGGAAATAAAGAAATAGATAATCACAAATACgtcaagatttacttagttcgaagcctATGATGACTTCTACTCCGAGGCCCGCACttgagagtgctttcattgggtaatTATTATAGTTGTAGAAATTCAAATATAGAGATGAAGTATAATGATAATGTAATTAAAGTACTATgaacaattataccgacgacttTGGAGAGTTGGAGATGCGAGCTTTCGGTCATCGAAGCGGTGTTACGGCTTCGTGGACTTATCTTAGGAGCAGCGTGCACTAGCGAGATCGTCAGAGTTCGTTATCGAAGTGCTtggtcgaggcctccttttatagccaagttgagcttgatccagatccactaatctcgagatcaggtttgactcgatgTTGATCGGTGGACTAATCCTCCATGATCGGCCGATTGATCTTTTTGAATCCACCTAGCTTTCCATCCAAATGTTGTCGCTTCGGATAGAAgtcttcgttcggtcgaccgatccagcctttcagtcgaccgaaccttcaacGATCTTCGGCTTATCTGGTCCGATCAACCGGGTTCAATTAGCCTGCAGTGtatccactgttcggtcgactgaacccgagATTCGATTGACCGATCCTTTGGTCGAAGCTTCACTGTGAGCTGATCTGATCTCtagggttcgatcgactgatctcgACATTCAGTCGACCGAATAAGGTAAATTCTGACCATGCCAAATGTTTGTCTTCCTAcgaaatagagttagaataatatgcaaacattatataaaaattaactttttgacAGCCTCCGGTTGTCCGGTATTGTTCCCTCTTTTGGGAATACGTCCTCACCTATTCCTtttaggagaaattaccttttgttaGACTAGTCCTCCATACCGTCTGAActtttattcagtgtccgaaacGTCAGAACTTCATGTTGAATATCTGATTTTGACCCATCCAATCTTCCACTTGGTGTCTgtgacccccaggattttcacctaaagtcctcgattctaggatttcgcctaacgtcctcgacccgccaagacttcgcccagtccCCCAGACCAGGATTTCAttgtctaaccacagttaggactttttataacctagggttacctccccctatgacctagggttacctccctctagggttttctacctgtctagaatccactaggacttttgcctaagaatacttaagactttcctgcaagctcagtcacacttattagatcataagacatcttaacttttgaaccctttgtcattatcaaaacttaggtttgattgtctagtgcttcctgcaccaacatcttGGCTCAAAGTTCTCACAGACGACATCAATTTTCTCCAGCTAAGTACCATGGATGGTCAAGCTACCAGTCGATGAATGCGATAACGCACTCTTGCTCCGAAGATCATCAGTAACTAGGGGAATTCGGGTGAGTTTGTGTCAGATTAAAGATCGATCACCAAAAAAGTCCAGTGTTCAAAAAATACCCACCTAGGGCCGCCTAGGCGGTCGGTGACAGCCCACCACCCCCGCCTTTCACCAAGTCAAAGAGGCTGGGCGGTGTTGAATAAGTCGGCTGCTTAGGCGGCTGGGCGCCACCTAGGATACCATCGGGCGCCGCCTTCTCGACGGCGCCTAATTTTTTTTGTTGCGAAAACCCATCCAAatggatcagctgatcgatttggTATGTTGAATCAATTAGGTAATTAATTCGGGAGGATTCTGTTTGATTTTTTCATGAAAACCCGCCTGAatcaatcacctgatcgattcaaAGTGTTGAATCGATCAGGTGATAGATTCAAGAGGGTTCTATTTCCGAACAGATTAACAGAATCCTTctaaattgatcagttgatcgattcaacccttgaatcaattagttgatcgattcaagGCCACAAAAAGatgtcttttaaatttttaatcctgATTTTGAATTTTCACTTTCAGTTTCAGCTGTAAAtgcctaaaccctaaaccttctTCTCCCTCCCCTTCTCCAACGTTCCAACCTACAGCCCTAGCCTCTTCCTCTTCAGTCTTCTCCTTCCCCTTCTTCGCATCAACCCTTCTTCCTACACAGAACCCCTAGCCTCTGATAGAccgcgttggccggctagaaggggggttgaatagcctgcacaaaaacaaaagcaaactacccttcttggactttcaaagaaacacttgcatatataaaataaacaaaaaataacaaaaagaagaggcgccggatttgacttggttacaaccggggaggttgttaatccaaggagaatgaagcacaatagatatctcctttcgagcggagaaacctcttacagcattcaagcacagagaaaataagaagctaaactaacaatgaaggCATACAAGTGTTGTAATCAGAATCACTTGTCTTgttgagcttcttggaccaaggctatatttatagtcttggtcggggcgcctagaagggttacaggcgcctgggaggggataaaactttatcccttctcgcataCATCGCGCTTGACTATGATCTGGACAGCAtccaagtccgggcgcccggaaggattccgggcgccccggactggtcagggcgcccggaatggttccggcgcctggaccaagaaagtcaacagagttgatTATTTTCGGTTCGAGCCCTctactctggttcagctcgcctcgatccgggtctttcgctccgactccgcttgcttgggtgatctcggacatccggaatagggctcatccgaacccaacttccgaccttctcgagcaggcttccgttccggcttctcgtccctcgaaatcgtcgcgtgtttccttcttgtccgccagcgtactcatctgtaGCTCTTTGCCCCTCGggcacaccgagcccgtcggctctctcccgtgccgaccttctcgctagctgcgtctcttactccccgagcaatcttccgctccggcttctcgtccctcgaaaagtCCGCaagcttccttctcatccgccggtgtactcatccgcagcgcctcatccctcagacgtaccgagcccgtcggctctctctctcgtgtcgtctttctcgctagctgcgtcttccgctcgacttcctatgctccttgTAAGAACCGcaaggttgttttagtgtgatcaacaagttaagttaggtcctgtgtatttttaatcttgtgtctaagtgtgtaggagcttaggagcacaggtagttgagcggaagacacagctagcgagaaggatggcacgcggtgcgtccgagggacgaggcgctgcggaagagtacgccggcggacgagaaggaagcgtgcggtggttc
This window of the Zingiber officinale cultivar Zhangliang chromosome 3B, Zo_v1.1, whole genome shotgun sequence genome carries:
- the LOC121967286 gene encoding protein DETOXIFICATION 42-like, whose translation is MEPVEGPDVESEKSISLEDNVSGQPAPEEAATATVLYVATSTQDQETEEDEEEEEEEEEETLSALGKPRKTGLHIFFLDLRSVFKLDDLGSEILRIAVPAALALAADPLASLVDTAFIGRLGSVEIAAVGVSIAIFNQASKICIYPLISVTTSFVAEEDAIMSKSMEEGKVRDPEKASPGSDTKPPPVADSENAGSSSASHAAASACKRYGKKKKYIPSVTSALIVGGVLGLFQAIFLIFAAKLVLRIMGVKPGSPMLSPALRYLTLRSLGAPAVLLSLAMQGVFRGFKDTKTPLYATVVGDAANIILDPILMFVFHMNVSGAAIAHVISQYLITLILLCRLVQKVDVVPPSINALKFSRFLRCGFLLLARVIAVTFCVTLAASLAARQGPTPMAAFQICLQLWLSTSLLADGLAVAGQAILATSFTKSDHHKVVFATARVLQHSVVLGLALSLVLGVGIRFGSGIFTKDIEVQKLIHKAIPFVAGTQTINSVAFVFDGINFGASDYTFAAYSMVGVAAVSIPSLIYLAPAHGFMGIWIALSIYMAIRMLASTWRMGAARGPWEFLRR